Part of the Chitinophagales bacterium genome is shown below.
GAACATCGCGCTGTCGCCGGGGTTTGAATACCGGCTGTGGACCGATGAAGCCATCATGGAATTTGTCAGCCATAAGTTTCCCGCTCTCTACCCGTCATTTGCCCGTTATCGTTATAACATTATGCGGGCCGATGTCATACGTTACCTGTTAATGTTTGAAATCGGCGGATTATACCTTGACCTTGACTATGAATTACTTGTTCCTTTTGATGTGGATCAGGCGCCGGTGGTGTTGCCACGGGAAAGAAGTATTGCCTTTGGTGACGGCTATGAAGGAATCGGGAATGCTTTCTTCGCTTCCATACCACGGCATCCATTCTGGCATGATGTGATTGAGGAACTCTTGCAAAATATTCCAAAAGTAAGAGATGAATATGATGTGGCCGAAGCTACAGGACCAGGCCTGCTAACGAGGGTTTATTACGCCGGCCGATATCCTGACATTTATGTGCCCGAAAGAATTATTTATCATCCTCCCAGTCCGCACACGAGGAAAGGCTACCTCGCAATAAAAAAGAACGGGCAGTCACAAGGCATACATCTTGGCTGGGGCAACTGGAAAGAGCGGTTCACACGGAAATACCTGGAAAGGAAATTTTTTAAGCGCCGATGGGAAGCGAAACGCGCGAAGCTTGTTCCGCGTTAATTATCAGCGATTGCATCCTGACACAGCAAGGCAAACGAATGAACGGAGGTGAAAATCAACGGGCAGTACACTTAATGTTTCGTTTTTCAGTGGAACAATTTCGATCTTGCTCCATACAAAAGTAATATGCCAGCATCCGTTGCCGCTATCTCCTCGCTTCAGCTTGATCTCATTCAGACACTGGCCATTGCCAGTATCATGTATTTCATCGGTATGCAACTGAGGAAAAGGATCGGCATACTTGAACAACTCAATATTCCATCTGCCGTCATTGGTGGCCTGCTTTTCGCCGCAATGAACCTCGTGTTGCACGACCGGTATCTTAACCTGAAATTCGACACCTCCATGCAATCACTCTGCATGGTTTTGTTCTTCACCACCATCGGCATCAGTGCCAGTCTTCCATTACTGAAAAAAGGAGGCATACAGGTAGTGCTGTTTCTGCTGATGGCTACTGTTTTTTGTTTCCTGCAGAATTTTGCCGGCATGGGTGTCGCTTCGCTTTTTGGCGTGAATCCATTGCTCGGAGTAATTGCAGGATCCGTTACGCTGGTAGGCGGTCCTGCAACAGGCCTGGCCTTCGCGCCACTATTTGAAAGTGCAGGTGTCACCGGCGCATCAACCATTGCCATTACCGCAGCCACTATAGGTATTGTCTGCGGCGGCATTCTCGGCGGCCCCGCCGGAACCTGGCTGATCACGCATTTTCATCTGCAATCACCGAAGGATATTTCTAACACGGAACTGCAGAAGGAAGTCACAGATGCTCCACATACGGTTACCATTGATACCGAGCGTGAAGATTCGGGATTTGTGCTCACGATCATGATCGCAGCGTTTGCCATGGGACTTGGCAGCATTGTGAGTTATTATTTTCAATCCATCGGATGGACCTTGCCGGCTTATATTGGTGCAATGATCATTGGTGCGCTGCTTCGTAATATGGACGACAACACAAGATGGTTCAGAATCAGTCAGCCTATCATGGATTTTGTGGGAGGGATTGCATTGAATATTTTTCTCATTGTTGCCCTCATGGATCTTAAGCTCTGGGAACTTGTGCATCTTGCTATTCCGCTTGCTGCCATACTTTTTACGCAAGTGATACTCGTTGTGCTTTTTGCCTTGATGATCTCTTATCGTTTAATGGGAAAGGACTATCAGTCGGCCGTTATGGCCAGCGGCTTCATTGGTTTCGTGCTCGGCACAACAGCCAATGCGGTGGCTAATATGAGAACACTTGTACATAAATATGGCCCTGCGCCGAGAGCATTTCTTATCGTTCCCATGGTGGGCGCATTTTTTATTGATTTCACGAATGCCATCATCATTACCTTCTTTTTGAACTGGATGCCATAATGAACAATAGGTGGTGTTTATATCACTTTGAGCTTTCACCTGGAATAAGCTGCAATCCATTATCACCTCGATGGCATGACGCAAATCAAAACTGTTACTGATATAAGTCATTTTCCCCGCGCCATTTGCTGAATAGCTTTGCCGCAACTTTTTCCTTAAAACAGACAACATGAATACCGTAGAACTAAAAAGGGCTGACCTTGCGGGGCCCGGCATCGGTTCCTATGAAGAAATCGAAAGCATATTGCCCGCAAACTATACTTCGCTCCTCAACAAAAAGGACACTCAGAAGGCGATTTATGAAGTGAAGCATTTCATCGCCTCCGGTTTGTGTAAAGAACTAAACCTGATGATGGTGGAAGTCCCGCTGATTGTAAGCAGGGAGAGCGGCGTGAATGACATGCTGGACCGTGACGGATCACGGACGCCTGTATCCTTTCATATCAAAAACGATAATGATAAGCATCCGGTTGATGCACAAGTGGTACAGGCAGCCACCAAATGGAAAAGAGTGGCGCTTAAACAATTCGGGATGAAGCCAGGGGAAGGCATCTGCACCGATATGCGTGCAGTGAGAAAGGATTATTTCCTTGATCATGATCACAGCGCTTATGTTGATCAGTGGGACTGGGAACGTACGATCACCGCCGGCGAAAGGAACCTTGATTTTTTGAAGATGGTGGTGCGTAAAATCTGGAAGGTTATAACGGATGCAGAATTGTTTGCACAGGATTTATTCCCCGCACTGAAGAATCCGAAGTATCCCAACCTGCCGAAAGAAATAGCGTTTATGCATGCAGAGGAGCTTCTGGAGCGGTATCCTGAGCTGCCCCGGAAACAAAGGGAAACCGCTATTTTGCAGGAATATCCTGCCCTGTTCATTGTCGGTATAGGTTGGCCGCTTGCAGATGGCTATCCGCATGAAATGAGAGCAGCGGATTATGATGATTGGGTAACTCCAACAGTAACCGGCAATGGTAAACCGGCTCATGGTATCAATGGCGATATCCTGGTCTGGAATGGTCTCACACAAAGAAGGCATGAACTTTCATCGATGGGCATCAGGGTGAATGCGGAAACATTACGTCAGCAGCTAACGATGTCAGATCAGCTGAATCTGCTTTCAACTCCATATCACAGCGGCATCATCAACAATGATCTTCCTTTGAGTATTGGCGGTGGTATTGGTCAGTCAAGAACCATAATGTACTTGCTGCGCAAAGCACATCTTGGCGAAGTCAGTGTTACGGTATGGCCTGATAAGCTGAAAGAAATCTGTGCAGCTAAAAACATATTTGTGCTAGAGTAACACGTGGATGGTGAGAAGGCGCAAGAATTATTATGGAACCAATTTGCGCTTAGTGGAGATGAAGCGGTAATATCCTGATACAAGTTTTGGGTGACGGGTTGTTC
Proteins encoded:
- the gltS gene encoding sodium/glutamate symporter encodes the protein MPASVAAISSLQLDLIQTLAIASIMYFIGMQLRKRIGILEQLNIPSAVIGGLLFAAMNLVLHDRYLNLKFDTSMQSLCMVLFFTTIGISASLPLLKKGGIQVVLFLLMATVFCFLQNFAGMGVASLFGVNPLLGVIAGSVTLVGGPATGLAFAPLFESAGVTGASTIAITAATIGIVCGGILGGPAGTWLITHFHLQSPKDISNTELQKEVTDAPHTVTIDTEREDSGFVLTIMIAAFAMGLGSIVSYYFQSIGWTLPAYIGAMIIGALLRNMDDNTRWFRISQPIMDFVGGIALNIFLIVALMDLKLWELVHLAIPLAAILFTQVILVVLFALMISYRLMGKDYQSAVMASGFIGFVLGTTANAVANMRTLVHKYGPAPRAFLIVPMVGAFFIDFTNAIIITFFLNWMP
- the asnA gene encoding aspartate--ammonia ligase produces the protein MNTVELKRADLAGPGIGSYEEIESILPANYTSLLNKKDTQKAIYEVKHFIASGLCKELNLMMVEVPLIVSRESGVNDMLDRDGSRTPVSFHIKNDNDKHPVDAQVVQAATKWKRVALKQFGMKPGEGICTDMRAVRKDYFLDHDHSAYVDQWDWERTITAGERNLDFLKMVVRKIWKVITDAELFAQDLFPALKNPKYPNLPKEIAFMHAEELLERYPELPRKQRETAILQEYPALFIVGIGWPLADGYPHEMRAADYDDWVTPTVTGNGKPAHGINGDILVWNGLTQRRHELSSMGIRVNAETLRQQLTMSDQLNLLSTPYHSGIINNDLPLSIGGGIGQSRTIMYLLRKAHLGEVSVTVWPDKLKEICAAKNIFVLE